The Methylorubrum populi genome contains a region encoding:
- a CDS encoding SbcC/MukB-like Walker B domain-containing protein, with protein sequence MYRLTDIAISNWYLIRREQIRIRGAAALVGPTGAGKSTIFDAVGTVLAGNNASRLALNASASGRSARTVRDYCLGWISDPAEGGRPTREACETLIALVFENPASGRIVTVGLALAARSEEQKEETLSRFVAVGHRFEIADYVRETEEGSFVASWAEVAADLRRRADSFEEFRTSGERFTAAVLAQLREGAATPDPRQFLRTFSNAVAFKPIFDTSAFVRGFVLEAEPLDVARIRQSIETWRRLLATIEELETRLAHLSRICERYQFWARASLTAALDEMRAAGAELRRRILDHGEARQALAEIAERLRIAREGVATSQGFVREIDAEIAARKALIVGSAAEARLAASNAGLAMAARDRRDLANRLAGIVGLVQDAGRLGAVGGPLRRIDLRAARIVEACARSGLRREAPPEDILRVDGPLKGLLDGLAAMPDVAGALEDEAEDRALKARERENEVRGLDAQVDAGRASAARLSSDTEAFREELGRLGIEAAPICELAEIVDPKWGPALEGLLGRAREALVVEPDRLDRAFALLESRKNQFFRCLLVKTTDTARRSARRFDDGPMGLIETDSDHAEAFLAARLGGYDLAPNDAALKGMSRAVAPSGRSTSGMAYSVVRPVPLMMTRGQRGPTAETRRRLDEAREEARTLRAEATVMREAARIAALLRGRLAEAPVDIEALRAEADAIEGRRRSLATEQETVARADAGVIEAELKELQKERSAYLTELVQILEPKRDALLAEEAGLKARVAQGREAARAAFLAYRTALKRWTSGDTVRIRLTGTVPADVPDTVAGIAQVRTDRAALDTKALASLASQARASAREAADGVRNQGRAAERDLAEYCAAWRVENPLGSGEQPASFGYAWAIRERDEVAGHELRRYRDQSLRAEAEMRRLMTEDLLTRLADKFERMRARLDALNERLASQTFTGQTYAFEAEVDRRYAAVHALATEVARSPDAAQAVLPGPEDGLDRSPLAAALAEITALIEGEESAARLADYRNYFVYEIGMRDRAGNRTTLSSRALRGSGGEAQAPFYVAIAASMASAYYPGDRPGDETPGLGLCLLDEAFSKLDVRNSQSLVDLFRAWGLQLLIAAPEDKRTTLTEVMDTVVTVYKSPDLASVRIEAEHPLETAKRALAEINPERRGIEAFRLSDAAE encoded by the coding sequence GTGTACCGCCTCACCGACATCGCGATCTCGAACTGGTACCTCATCCGGCGCGAGCAGATCCGGATTCGCGGCGCGGCGGCGCTCGTCGGTCCCACGGGGGCGGGCAAGTCGACGATCTTCGACGCGGTCGGCACGGTGCTGGCCGGCAACAACGCCAGCCGCTTGGCGCTGAACGCCTCCGCCTCCGGCCGCAGCGCGCGCACCGTGCGCGACTACTGCCTCGGCTGGATCAGCGACCCGGCCGAGGGCGGGCGGCCGACGCGGGAGGCCTGCGAGACCCTCATCGCTCTCGTCTTCGAGAATCCGGCGAGCGGGCGCATCGTCACGGTCGGGTTGGCGCTCGCCGCCCGCTCGGAGGAACAGAAGGAGGAGACGCTCTCGCGCTTCGTCGCCGTCGGCCACCGCTTCGAGATCGCCGACTACGTGCGCGAGACGGAGGAGGGCAGCTTCGTCGCCTCCTGGGCCGAGGTCGCCGCGGATCTGCGCCGCCGCGCCGACAGCTTCGAGGAGTTCCGCACCTCCGGCGAGCGCTTCACCGCCGCCGTCCTGGCGCAGTTGCGCGAGGGGGCGGCAACTCCCGATCCGCGCCAGTTCCTGCGCACCTTCTCGAATGCGGTGGCGTTCAAGCCGATCTTCGACACCAGCGCCTTCGTGCGCGGCTTCGTGCTGGAGGCCGAGCCGCTCGACGTCGCCCGCATCCGCCAGTCGATCGAGACGTGGCGGCGGCTTCTGGCGACCATCGAGGAGTTGGAGACGCGCCTCGCTCACCTCTCGCGCATCTGCGAGCGCTACCAGTTCTGGGCGCGGGCGAGCCTGACCGCCGCCCTCGACGAGATGCGCGCGGCCGGTGCCGAGCTGCGCCGCCGCATCCTCGACCACGGGGAGGCGCGGCAGGCGCTGGCCGAAATCGCCGAGCGCCTGCGCATCGCCCGCGAGGGCGTGGCGACGAGCCAGGGCTTCGTGCGCGAGATCGATGCCGAGATCGCCGCCCGCAAGGCGCTGATCGTCGGCAGCGCGGCGGAGGCGCGGCTCGCGGCTTCCAATGCCGGCCTCGCCATGGCCGCCCGCGACCGGCGCGACCTCGCCAATCGCCTCGCCGGGATCGTCGGCCTCGTACAGGATGCCGGCCGCCTCGGCGCGGTCGGCGGCCCCTTGCGCCGGATCGACCTTCGGGCGGCGCGCATCGTCGAGGCCTGTGCCCGCTCGGGCCTGCGCCGCGAGGCGCCGCCGGAGGACATTCTGCGCGTCGATGGCCCGCTCAAGGGTCTGCTCGACGGGCTCGCGGCCATGCCCGACGTGGCCGGCGCCCTGGAGGATGAGGCCGAGGATCGCGCCCTCAAGGCCCGCGAGCGCGAGAACGAGGTCCGGGGGCTCGACGCACAGGTCGATGCCGGCCGCGCCTCGGCCGCGCGCCTGTCCTCGGACACGGAAGCGTTTCGCGAAGAGTTGGGGCGGTTGGGGATCGAGGCGGCGCCGATCTGCGAACTCGCCGAGATCGTCGATCCGAAATGGGGCCCGGCGCTGGAAGGTCTCTTGGGCCGCGCCCGCGAGGCCCTGGTGGTCGAGCCCGACCGGCTCGACCGCGCCTTCGCACTCCTTGAGTCGCGAAAGAATCAGTTCTTCCGCTGCTTGCTGGTGAAGACCACCGACACCGCCCGTCGCTCGGCGCGCCGCTTCGACGACGGGCCGATGGGCCTGATCGAGACCGACAGCGATCACGCCGAGGCCTTCCTCGCCGCCCGGCTCGGCGGCTACGACCTCGCCCCGAACGACGCCGCGCTCAAGGGCATGAGCCGCGCGGTGGCGCCGAGCGGGCGCTCGACCTCCGGCATGGCCTATTCGGTGGTGCGCCCCGTGCCGCTGATGATGACCCGCGGCCAGCGCGGGCCCACCGCCGAGACCCGCCGCCGCCTCGACGAGGCGCGCGAGGAGGCGCGCACCCTGCGGGCCGAGGCGACCGTGATGCGCGAGGCCGCCCGCATCGCCGCCCTGTTGCGCGGCCGGCTCGCCGAGGCGCCGGTCGACATCGAGGCTCTGCGCGCCGAGGCGGACGCGATCGAAGGCCGCCGCCGCAGCCTCGCGACCGAGCAGGAAACGGTCGCCCGCGCCGATGCCGGCGTGATCGAGGCGGAGTTGAAGGAGCTTCAGAAGGAGCGTTCCGCCTACCTCACCGAACTCGTCCAGATCCTGGAGCCCAAGCGCGATGCCCTGCTCGCGGAGGAGGCGGGGCTGAAGGCCCGCGTCGCGCAAGGGCGGGAGGCGGCGCGCGCCGCGTTCCTGGCCTATCGCACCGCGCTCAAGCGCTGGACCTCCGGCGACACGGTCCGCATCCGCCTCACCGGCACGGTGCCCGCCGACGTGCCGGACACCGTGGCCGGCATCGCGCAAGTCCGCACCGACCGGGCCGCGCTCGATACGAAGGCGCTCGCTTCGCTGGCCTCGCAGGCCCGCGCCTCCGCCCGCGAGGCGGCCGACGGCGTGCGCAACCAGGGCCGCGCCGCCGAGCGGGATCTCGCCGAGTACTGCGCCGCGTGGCGCGTCGAGAACCCGCTCGGCTCGGGCGAGCAGCCGGCTTCCTTCGGCTATGCCTGGGCGATCCGCGAGCGCGACGAGGTGGCCGGGCACGAACTGCGCCGCTACCGCGACCAGTCGCTCCGGGCGGAGGCCGAGATGCGCCGCCTGATGACCGAGGACCTGCTGACCCGGCTCGCCGACAAGTTCGAGCGGATGCGCGCCCGCCTCGACGCCCTCAACGAGCGCCTCGCCTCCCAGACCTTCACGGGACAGACCTACGCCTTCGAGGCCGAGGTGGACCGGCGCTACGCCGCCGTCCACGCCCTCGCCACCGAGGTCGCCCGCTCGCCCGACGCGGCGCAGGCGGTGCTGCCGGGCCCCGAGGACGGTCTGGACCGAAGCCCGCTGGCGGCGGCGCTCGCCGAGATCACCGCCCTGATCGAGGGCGAGGAGAGCGCGGCGCGGCTCGCCGACTACCGCAACTACTTCGTCTACGAGATCGGCATGCGCGACCGGGCGGGCAACCGCACCACCCTGTCGAGCCGGGCGCTGCGCGGGTCGGGCGGCGAGGCGCAGGCGCCGTTCTACGTGGCGATCGCCGCCTCCATGGCCTCGGCCTACTATCCCGGCGACCGCCCCGGCGACGAGACGCCGGGCCTCGGCCTCTGCCTTCTGGACGAAGCCTTCTCCAAGCTCGACGTGCGCAACAGCCAGTCGCTGGTCGATCTCTTCCGGGCGTGGGGCCTGCAACTCCTGATCGCCGCGCCGGAGGACAAGCGCACGACGCTGACCGAGGTGATGGACACCGTCGTCACCGTCTACAAGAGTCCGGACCTCGCCTCGGTCCGAATCGAGGCCGAGCATCCGCTGGAAACGGCCAAGCGCGCGCTCGCCGAAATCAACCCGGAGCGGCGCGGGATCGAGGCGTTTCGCCTCTCGGACGCGGCCGAATAG
- a CDS encoding helix-turn-helix domain-containing GNAT family N-acetyltransferase yields the protein MDTTITAVRSFNRFYTGLIGALDDQFLGFDVTLPEARLLFEIATSDPGSGPVTARAVQAGLGMDAGYVSRIVARFEERGWITRARGADARARPIRLTQAGRAVFERLDERQRGAVAGLVGGLDALQRADLAEALARVRLLLQPETAQAFTIRPFRSGDMGLIAARQSMLYARSHGWGRGLEVVEGETTTNFLRDFKPGREQCWVAEIDGVMAGSVLLTDEGGGAGRLRLLYVEPFARRRGVGDTLVETCLGFAREAGYARLTLWTHTVLEAARRIYARHGFQCVETATHTSFGEPVAGETWTLRLRGPEA from the coding sequence ATGGACACCACCATCACCGCCGTTCGCAGCTTCAACCGCTTCTACACCGGGCTGATCGGCGCGCTCGACGACCAGTTCCTGGGCTTCGACGTGACCCTGCCGGAGGCCCGGCTCCTGTTCGAGATCGCGACGAGCGATCCCGGAAGCGGACCCGTGACCGCGCGGGCGGTCCAGGCGGGGCTCGGCATGGATGCAGGCTACGTCAGCCGAATCGTCGCCCGCTTCGAGGAGCGGGGCTGGATCACCCGCGCGCGCGGGGCGGATGCCCGGGCGCGGCCGATTCGGCTGACGCAAGCGGGGCGAGCGGTCTTCGAGAGGCTGGACGAGCGCCAGCGCGGGGCGGTCGCCGGCCTCGTCGGGGGACTCGATGCGCTCCAGCGGGCGGATCTGGCGGAAGCGTTGGCGCGGGTGCGGCTTCTGCTGCAGCCGGAAACCGCGCAAGCGTTCACGATCCGGCCGTTCCGCAGCGGCGATATGGGCCTCATCGCCGCCCGCCAGTCGATGCTGTACGCGCGGAGCCATGGCTGGGGCCGTGGGCTCGAGGTCGTCGAGGGCGAAACCACCACGAACTTCCTGCGCGACTTCAAGCCGGGGCGCGAGCAGTGCTGGGTGGCGGAGATCGACGGCGTGATGGCGGGCTCCGTCCTCCTGACCGACGAGGGGGGTGGAGCGGGGCGGCTGCGCCTCCTCTACGTCGAGCCCTTCGCGCGGCGGCGCGGAGTCGGCGATACGCTGGTCGAGACCTGCCTCGGCTTCGCCCGCGAGGCCGGCTATGCCCGTCTGACCCTGTGGACACACACGGTTCTGGAGGCGGCCCGGCGCATCTACGCCCGCCACGGCTTCCAATGCGTCGAGACCGCCACCCACACCAGCTTCGGCGAGCCGGTCGCGGGCGAGACCTGGACCCTGCGCCTCCGCGGGCCGGAAGCATAG
- a CDS encoding DUF4194 domain-containing protein, translated as MLEPFRAILDGEEIPPPGSPAPSEEELIRALQVMLKSQCIYAASTGIGRSYELARHYAPFFRDYFACLGYRFEVAHRDQMVFLALPPDGVRHDAQGERLRKDETLVLLSLRLAYEEGLRDHRVSTDGTVECTTDDIADAIRSAARAEPPDEARLIEILRLFARKGALRLGERDRTERVTPLMVMPGITVLSPDAWMDQVRAWGSAGEARGA; from the coding sequence ATGCTCGAACCCTTCCGCGCCATCCTCGACGGCGAAGAGATACCGCCCCCCGGCAGTCCCGCGCCGAGCGAGGAGGAGTTGATCCGCGCGCTTCAGGTGATGCTGAAGAGCCAGTGCATCTACGCGGCGAGTACGGGCATCGGCCGCTCCTACGAACTCGCACGGCACTACGCGCCGTTCTTCCGCGACTACTTCGCCTGCCTCGGCTACCGCTTCGAGGTCGCCCATCGCGACCAGATGGTATTTCTCGCCCTGCCGCCGGACGGCGTGCGCCACGACGCGCAGGGGGAGCGGCTGCGCAAGGACGAGACCCTGGTGCTGCTGTCCCTGCGGCTCGCCTACGAGGAGGGCCTGCGCGATCACCGCGTCTCCACCGACGGCACGGTGGAATGCACCACCGACGACATCGCCGACGCGATCCGCTCCGCCGCCCGGGCCGAGCCGCCGGACGAGGCCCGCCTGATCGAGATCCTGCGCCTGTTCGCCCGCAAGGGCGCCCTGCGGCTGGGCGAGCGCGACCGGACCGAGCGGGTCACGCCGCTGATGGTCATGCCGGGCATCACCGTGCTCTCGCCCGACGCCTGGATGGATCAGGTCCGCGCCTGGGGCTCCGCCGGGGAGGCGAGGGGCGCCTGA
- a CDS encoding DUF5716 family protein, producing MLFAHLADDLFRPLASPSRAFNAALLLHLHARVFGDAAEPLRKSELLAAIGDFSTGWSQAEIADDEATPVDPIERRSAVFRRLIEAGWLVERRERYVPVVDFDPDARLLIEELARIERGETRSYGGAVLEVLSALESAIASPADRSEALRNAAKASRTFLGHLRGLAGAMRKLEERILREPDLSAAFRLYFEEFVERHLVSDYRTLHTRFNPFRFRSGIVREAGRALRDPLTLRALADGNLREGRAADIAAAERMVRTDLVEILSIFEGLDPHLEAVAEVVARLERRISAALRYRDPRDSARIERAAAALRAVGAGEADLAGIPPPQVSLLRPPIGPPQLTHPRMPRRIIEYEPLPEIDVDPAIEAFIAAKDEFRRRITVTPERIVAYLDARLAQVKVLRGSEIQVDDVDAFVVFQRLREIDVLFDGVLRSRYRVARGEGRVSNGWLDCPDFSIERVPVAASARRR from the coding sequence ATGCTCTTCGCCCATCTCGCCGACGACCTCTTCCGACCGCTGGCCTCGCCGAGCCGGGCCTTCAACGCGGCCCTGCTGCTGCACCTGCACGCGCGCGTGTTCGGGGACGCCGCCGAGCCCCTGCGCAAGAGCGAGCTTCTGGCCGCCATCGGCGACTTCTCCACGGGGTGGAGCCAGGCCGAGATCGCCGACGACGAGGCCACGCCGGTCGATCCGATCGAGCGCCGCTCGGCGGTGTTCCGGCGGCTGATCGAGGCGGGCTGGCTGGTGGAGCGGCGCGAGCGCTACGTGCCGGTGGTCGATTTCGACCCCGACGCGCGACTGCTGATCGAGGAACTGGCGCGGATCGAGCGGGGCGAGACCCGCTCCTACGGCGGCGCCGTGCTGGAGGTCCTGAGCGCCCTGGAGAGCGCCATCGCCAGCCCCGCCGACCGCTCGGAGGCCCTGCGCAACGCGGCCAAGGCCTCGCGCACCTTCCTCGGCCACCTGCGGGGGCTGGCCGGGGCGATGCGCAAGCTCGAAGAGCGGATCCTGCGCGAGCCCGATCTCAGCGCGGCCTTCCGGCTCTACTTCGAAGAGTTCGTCGAGCGCCACCTCGTCAGCGACTACCGGACGCTGCACACCCGCTTCAATCCGTTCCGCTTCCGCTCCGGCATCGTGCGCGAGGCGGGGCGCGCCTTGCGCGATCCGCTGACGCTCCGGGCGCTCGCCGACGGCAACCTGCGCGAGGGCCGGGCCGCCGACATCGCGGCGGCCGAGCGGATGGTGCGCACGGATCTCGTCGAGATCCTTTCGATCTTCGAGGGGCTCGACCCGCATCTCGAGGCCGTGGCCGAGGTGGTGGCGCGGCTGGAGCGGCGCATCTCGGCGGCCCTGCGCTACCGCGACCCGCGCGATTCCGCCCGGATCGAGCGGGCGGCGGCGGCCTTGCGCGCGGTCGGCGCGGGCGAGGCCGACCTCGCCGGCATTCCTCCGCCGCAGGTCTCGCTGCTGCGCCCGCCGATCGGCCCGCCGCAGCTCACCCATCCGCGCATGCCGCGCCGGATCATCGAGTACGAGCCGCTGCCCGAGATCGACGTCGATCCGGCGATCGAGGCCTTCATCGCCGCCAAGGACGAATTCCGCCGCCGCATCACCGTGACGCCGGAGCGCATCGTCGCCTATCTCGACGCGCGGCTTGCCCAGGTGAAGGTCCTGCGCGGTTCGGAGATCCAGGTGGACGACGTGGACGCCTTCGTGGTGTTCCAGCGCCTGCGCGAGATCGACGTGCTGTTCGACGGGGTGCTGCGCAGCCGCTACCGCGTCGCGCGGGGGGAGGGCCGGGTGTCCAACGGTTGGCTCGACTGCCCGGACTTTTCGATCGAGCGTGTTCCGGTCGCCGCGTCTGCAAGGCGGCGTTGA
- a CDS encoding GNAT family N-acetyltransferase, with amino-acid sequence MSLSIRRLGAEDAPAYRTLRLEALSRHPEAFGAAYDEEALHPLAWTEERLAGNVVLGGVSGGDGRLVGTAGLSVPAGLKMRHRGVLWGMYVSPQARRTGVGTALVQALVSEANSRVEEVTLTVASGNEPALTLYRRAGFIEYGQDLRALKLEGDRYVDETLMRRRLRR; translated from the coding sequence ATGTCCCTATCGATCCGCCGACTCGGAGCCGAGGATGCGCCGGCCTATCGCACGCTCCGGCTTGAGGCGCTGAGCCGCCATCCGGAAGCGTTCGGGGCGGCCTACGACGAAGAGGCTTTGCATCCGCTCGCGTGGACCGAGGAAAGGCTTGCCGGCAACGTCGTTCTCGGCGGCGTGTCGGGCGGTGACGGTCGTCTTGTCGGAACAGCGGGCCTGTCCGTGCCGGCAGGGCTCAAGATGCGACACAGAGGGGTGCTGTGGGGGATGTATGTCTCTCCACAAGCACGTCGCACGGGTGTCGGCACCGCCCTGGTCCAAGCCCTCGTTTCCGAGGCGAATTCTCGCGTCGAAGAGGTCACGTTGACCGTGGCGAGCGGAAACGAGCCGGCATTGACGCTCTATCGTCGCGCAGGCTTCATCGAATACGGCCAAGATCTTCGCGCCCTCAAGCTCGAAGGGGACCGGTACGTCGATGAGACGCTGATGCGCCGACGGCTGCGACGATAG
- a CDS encoding HAD family hydrolase, with product MRIETVFLFDLDGTLVDSVYQHVLAWKEALDAEGIPLSVWRIHRKIGMSGGLFTNQLLRETGLDIDPERIDRLRRLHAEAYGRLSKGVVPLPGARELLATLTENRIPWAIATSGRMETAGHNLVALGVDPGQVPVVTRDLVKYAKPDPDLFLAAAARLNAPIEHAVIVGDSIWDMLAARRCRGLGVGLLSGGYGTEELERSGAVRVYDDPAMLLGHLDEVGGRR from the coding sequence ATGCGCATCGAAACCGTCTTCCTGTTCGACCTCGACGGCACCCTGGTCGACAGCGTCTACCAGCACGTGCTCGCCTGGAAGGAGGCGCTCGACGCGGAGGGGATTCCGCTCTCGGTCTGGCGCATCCACCGCAAGATCGGGATGAGCGGGGGCCTGTTCACCAACCAGCTCCTGCGCGAGACCGGGCTCGACATCGATCCCGAACGGATCGACCGGCTGCGCCGCCTGCACGCGGAGGCCTATGGGCGGCTGTCGAAGGGCGTCGTGCCGCTTCCCGGCGCCAGGGAACTGCTCGCCACGCTGACCGAGAACCGCATCCCCTGGGCCATCGCCACCAGCGGGCGGATGGAGACCGCGGGCCACAACCTCGTCGCGCTCGGCGTCGATCCCGGGCAGGTGCCGGTGGTGACCCGCGACCTCGTGAAATACGCCAAGCCCGACCCCGACCTGTTCCTCGCCGCCGCCGCGCGACTGAACGCACCGATCGAGCACGCGGTGATCGTCGGCGATTCGATCTGGGACATGCTGGCCGCCCGCCGCTGCCGCGGGCTCGGGGTCGGCCTGCTCTCGGGCGGATACGGCACGGAGGAGTTGGAGCGCTCCGGCGCCGTCCGGGTCTACGACGACCCGGCGATGCTGCTGGGGCACCTCGACGAAGTCGGCGGCCGGCGCTGA
- a CDS encoding CoA ester lyase, with product MSDLRLRRSVLYMPGSNLRALEKAKTLPADSLILDLEDAVSMEEKELAREQVCAAVKGGGYGHRELVIRVNAPQTPWGDGDLRAAIQAKPDAILMPKVSSPAVLESVADALEALDAPDSIDIWAMIETPAAILNIHEIAKARRDRRNRLTGFVLGTNDLAKDTWAQLVRGRVPMLPWMMLTLAAARAEGLIILDGVWNDIADPEGCREECRQARDLGFDGKTLIHPNQIEPANTSFAPTEEEVRRARLVIEAFALPENAKRAAIKIEGRMYERQHIGMARRAVVWSETIAARDAAA from the coding sequence ATGTCCGATTTGCGGTTGCGCCGCAGCGTCCTCTACATGCCGGGCTCGAACCTGCGCGCCCTGGAAAAGGCGAAGACGCTGCCCGCCGACTCGCTGATCCTCGATCTCGAGGATGCCGTCTCCATGGAGGAGAAGGAGTTGGCGCGCGAGCAGGTCTGCGCCGCGGTGAAGGGGGGCGGCTACGGGCATCGCGAACTCGTGATCCGGGTGAACGCCCCGCAGACGCCCTGGGGCGACGGCGACCTGCGCGCGGCGATCCAGGCCAAGCCCGACGCGATCCTGATGCCGAAGGTGTCCTCGCCCGCCGTGCTGGAGAGCGTCGCCGACGCGCTGGAGGCGCTCGACGCGCCCGATTCCATCGACATCTGGGCGATGATCGAGACGCCCGCGGCGATCCTCAACATCCACGAGATCGCCAAGGCGCGGCGCGACCGGCGCAACCGGCTCACCGGCTTCGTGCTCGGCACCAACGATCTCGCCAAGGACACCTGGGCCCAGCTCGTGCGCGGGCGCGTGCCGATGCTGCCGTGGATGATGCTGACGCTGGCCGCCGCCCGGGCCGAAGGGCTGATCATCCTCGACGGCGTGTGGAACGACATCGCCGATCCGGAAGGGTGCCGCGAGGAGTGCCGGCAGGCGCGCGACCTCGGCTTCGACGGCAAGACGCTGATCCACCCGAACCAGATCGAGCCCGCCAACACCTCCTTCGCGCCGACGGAGGAGGAGGTGCGCCGCGCCCGCCTCGTGATCGAGGCCTTCGCCCTGCCGGAGAACGCCAAGCGCGCGGCGATCAAGATCGAGGGCCGCATGTACGAGCGCCAGCATATCGGCATGGCCCGCCGCGCCGTGGTCTGGTCCGAGACGATCGCCGCCCGCGACGCCGCGGCCTGA
- a CDS encoding tautomerase family protein has translation MPLVRFDLIEGRSDAELKALLDAAHEAMLEAFQVPPGDRYQIVTEHKPTRMIVEDTGLGIPRTRDVVVVQMITRPRGRAKKELFYRLLTEKLEAACGIAPADVMVSTVENTDEDWSFGHGRAQFLTGEL, from the coding sequence ATGCCCCTCGTGCGCTTCGACCTGATCGAGGGCCGCAGCGACGCCGAACTGAAGGCGCTGCTCGACGCCGCCCACGAGGCGATGCTGGAGGCCTTCCAGGTCCCGCCCGGCGATCGCTACCAGATCGTCACCGAGCACAAGCCGACACGGATGATCGTGGAGGATACCGGTCTCGGCATCCCGCGCACCCGCGACGTCGTCGTGGTGCAGATGATCACCCGGCCGCGGGGGCGCGCGAAAAAGGAGCTGTTCTATCGGCTCCTGACCGAGAAGCTGGAAGCCGCCTGCGGCATCGCACCCGCCGACGTGATGGTCTCGACGGTGGAGAACACGGACGAGGATTGGTCGTTCGGGCACGGCCGGGCGCAGTTCCTCACGGGGGAATTGTGA
- a CDS encoding LysR substrate-binding domain-containing protein — protein MRRLPPLHALQVFEVAARAGSYAAAGLELGLTHGAVSRQIGALETWLGQRLFVRVGRRMVATPAARAFAEEISLSFDRLTAAAETCGRPQAPRVLRVSAPSTFAMRWLIPRLDRFHAARPGTEVAVATTTTLQDALRGGFDLAIRRGPEPWPQHRAVPFLDEADTLVASPALLRERPLATLRDLEGHVLLGTETRPGDWSDWLAAAGLPRPGGARRRVFDHFFVTLQALEDGCGLGIGPFPVLDRAVAEGRLVAPFPEIRVARARYFALTPFDADKSPALAAFVDWLAAEGRPPGLTIPP, from the coding sequence ATGCGCCGCCTGCCGCCGCTCCACGCCTTGCAGGTGTTCGAGGTCGCCGCCCGCGCCGGCAGCTACGCCGCGGCCGGTCTCGAACTCGGGCTGACGCACGGTGCGGTCAGCCGGCAGATCGGTGCGCTCGAAACCTGGCTCGGCCAGCGGCTGTTCGTCCGGGTCGGACGGCGGATGGTGGCGACGCCGGCGGCGCGGGCCTTCGCGGAGGAGATCAGTCTCTCCTTCGACCGCCTCACCGCGGCGGCGGAAACCTGCGGACGGCCGCAGGCACCGCGCGTCCTGCGAGTCAGCGCGCCCTCGACCTTCGCGATGCGCTGGCTGATCCCGCGCCTCGACCGCTTCCATGCGGCGCGCCCCGGCACGGAAGTGGCGGTGGCCACGACCACGACCTTGCAGGACGCCCTGCGCGGCGGGTTCGACCTCGCGATCCGGCGCGGCCCCGAGCCCTGGCCGCAGCACCGGGCGGTGCCGTTCCTCGACGAGGCCGATACGCTGGTGGCGAGCCCGGCGCTCCTGCGGGAGAGGCCGCTCGCGACGCTCCGCGATCTCGAAGGCCACGTCCTGCTCGGCACCGAGACGCGGCCGGGGGATTGGAGCGACTGGCTCGCGGCGGCGGGGCTGCCGCGGCCCGGCGGGGCGCGGCGCCGGGTCTTCGACCACTTCTTCGTCACCCTCCAGGCCCTGGAGGACGGGTGCGGCCTCGGCATCGGCCCCTTCCCGGTGCTCGACCGCGCGGTCGCCGAAGGGCGGCTGGTCGCTCCGTTCCCGGAGATCCGGGTCGCGCGGGCCCGCTACTTCGCCCTGACGCCGTTCGACGCCGACAAGTCGCCGGCGCTCGCCGCCTTCGTCGATTGGCTGGCGGCGGAGGGGCGGCCCCCCGGCCTCACAATTCCCCCGTGA